A section of the Pseudomonas sp. FP453 genome encodes:
- a CDS encoding bifunctional diguanylate cyclase/phosphodiesterase has product MSTPVEPLRLLLLADEPAWAALLRECLAPMGDGAVLISAPNWDSVSRLFDDDHGAVLLTTPGLQPGPGRCSLPCVLLLEQEPLVSPLGVSDWLVQSALDADTLRRCLRHVRERGVLETTLQRLAEQDPLTGIANRQGFQTLLAARLAENEGRGLALGHLDLDNFRHANDALGHQAGDRLILQVVSRLKSQLEAGDQLARLGSDEFALLIDTRRAPQRAEWMAERITEVMAEPYWVDGESLLIGCSLGVAHARASAGADPLMWHAHIAMQQAKSTQGCTFHIFNERINRNARSLADLESELRRALRRDELELHYQPRLDLDDGHIVGLEALVRWRHGERGLLPPSEFVPLAEQSGLIVPLGYWVISRALRDMQDLRERGLPPLHMAVNLSFRQFQDSQLLSTLSRLIAERGVEAQWLEFELTETAVMRRSDLVKQTMDALGRLGVRFSLDDFGTGFSSFVHLNSLPIALLKIDKSFVGGMEEREENRKLVHAMINLAHNLNLEVVAEGVETPEQLALLRLFGCDQAQGYLISKPLPLPELVEYLTYGKGREALLG; this is encoded by the coding sequence TTGTCTACGCCTGTCGAACCCTTGCGTTTGCTGCTGCTGGCCGATGAGCCCGCGTGGGCAGCGTTGTTGCGCGAGTGCCTGGCGCCGATGGGCGATGGGGCTGTGCTGATCAGTGCACCAAATTGGGACTCCGTAAGTCGTCTGTTCGATGACGACCACGGTGCCGTGCTATTGACCACGCCAGGCCTGCAACCCGGCCCTGGCCGATGTAGCTTGCCGTGCGTATTGCTGCTGGAGCAGGAACCGCTGGTCTCGCCGCTGGGCGTCAGCGACTGGCTGGTGCAGAGCGCCTTGGACGCCGACACCCTGCGCCGCTGCCTGCGCCATGTGCGCGAACGCGGTGTGTTGGAAACCACCCTGCAACGCCTGGCCGAACAGGACCCGCTCACCGGTATCGCCAACCGCCAGGGTTTCCAGACCCTGCTGGCGGCGCGGCTGGCCGAAAACGAAGGGCGCGGCCTGGCCCTCGGTCACCTGGACCTCGACAACTTCCGCCACGCCAACGACGCCCTCGGCCACCAGGCCGGCGACCGGTTGATCCTGCAAGTGGTCTCGCGGCTCAAGAGCCAGCTGGAGGCCGGCGATCAACTGGCGCGCCTGGGCAGCGATGAATTCGCCCTGCTGATCGACACCCGCCGTGCGCCCCAGCGCGCCGAGTGGATGGCCGAGCGCATCACCGAAGTCATGGCCGAACCTTATTGGGTGGATGGCGAAAGCCTGCTGATCGGTTGCAGCCTGGGCGTGGCCCACGCCCGTGCCAGCGCTGGCGCCGACCCGCTGATGTGGCACGCGCATATCGCCATGCAGCAAGCCAAAAGCACCCAGGGCTGCACCTTTCATATCTTCAACGAACGCATCAACCGCAACGCGCGCAGCCTGGCCGACCTGGAAAGTGAACTGCGCCGGGCCTTGCGTCGCGATGAGCTGGAGCTGCACTACCAGCCGCGCCTGGACCTGGACGACGGGCATATCGTCGGCCTCGAAGCCCTGGTGCGCTGGCGCCACGGCGAACGTGGCCTGCTGCCGCCCAGCGAGTTCGTGCCTCTGGCCGAGCAAAGCGGCCTGATCGTGCCGCTGGGCTACTGGGTGATCTCCCGCGCCCTGCGCGATATGCAGGACTTGCGCGAACGCGGCCTGCCGCCGCTGCACATGGCGGTCAACCTGTCGTTCCGCCAGTTCCAGGACAGCCAGTTGCTGTCCACCCTCAGCCGGCTGATTGCCGAACGTGGCGTGGAAGCGCAATGGCTGGAATTCGAGCTGACGGAAACCGCCGTGATGCGCCGCAGCGACCTGGTCAAGCAGACCATGGACGCCCTCGGCCGCCTCGGCGTGCGCTTTTCCCTGGATGACTTCGGCACCGGGTTCTCATCGTTCGTGCACCTCAACAGCCTGCCCATTGCCTTGTTGAAGATCGACAAGAGCTTTGTCGGCGGCATGGAAGAGCGCGAAGAGAACCGCAAGCTGGTGCACGCGATGATCAACCTGGCCCACAACCTCAACCTGGAAGTGGTGGCCGAGGGTGTGGAAACCCCTGAGCAGCTGGCGTTGTTGCGGTTGTTTGGGTGTGACCAGGCCCAGGGGTATCTGATCAGCAAGCCGTTGCCGTTGCCGGAACTGGTGGAGTACCTCACCTATGGCAAAGGCCGGGAAGCACTGCTTGGCTGA
- a CDS encoding xanthine phosphoribosyltransferase, which translates to MEALHKKIREEGIVLSDQVLKVDAFLNHQIDPALMKLIGDEFAALFKDSGITKIVTIEASGIAPAIMTGLNLGVPVIFARKQQSLTLTENLLSATVYSFTKKVESTVAISPRHLTSSDRVLVIDDFLANGKASQALISIIKQAGATVAGLGIVIEKSFQGGRAELDAQGYRVESLARVKSLAGGVVTFIE; encoded by the coding sequence GTGGAAGCACTGCACAAGAAAATTCGCGAAGAAGGCATCGTGCTTTCCGATCAGGTACTCAAGGTCGACGCCTTTCTGAACCACCAGATCGATCCGGCGCTGATGAAACTGATCGGCGACGAATTCGCTGCGCTGTTCAAGGATTCGGGCATCACCAAGATCGTCACCATCGAAGCCTCGGGCATTGCGCCGGCGATCATGACCGGCCTGAACCTGGGCGTACCGGTGATTTTCGCGCGCAAGCAGCAGTCCCTGACGCTGACGGAAAACCTGCTGTCGGCGACGGTTTACTCCTTCACCAAGAAGGTCGAAAGCACTGTGGCGATCTCCCCGCGCCACCTGACCAGCAGCGACCGCGTGCTGGTGATCGATGACTTCCTGGCCAACGGCAAGGCGTCCCAGGCGCTGATTTCGATCATCAAGCAGGCCGGCGCGACCGTTGCCGGCTTGGGGATCGTGATCGAGAAGTCGTTCCAGGGTGGCCGTGCGGAGCTGGATGCGCAGGGGTATCGGGTTGAGTCGCTGGCGCGGGTGAAGTCGCTGGCGGGTGGTGTCGTGACCTTTATCGAGTAA